CGTTAGTCGCCGTAACGGCGCGTTCCTTTTTACCAGGAGATATGGCAGTGCCAGCACCGACGGGTGTAATTTTGCTGGGCGTTCTCAAGTAACTAAATGATTTCCGTGCTGGTAGGGTTGCGAAAAAGCACGTTGTATCCCAGCAGGCTAGGAGTTGATAACAAGCCTACATGACTCAGTTGTATTGTGCCCACACCAAGAAAAACCCAGAACAGCGTTTCGCCTTGCAACCCTAGGAGAAGTTTCAGAGCCGTGAAAGTATCTTGCAAATGTTCTCACTAAAAATCACACCGCTGTTGCACAGCTTTTAAGAGACGTTCTTCGGCCTCAGCAACAGTTAACGCTCCTAAATCTCCTCCATGGCGTGTGCGAATACTCAGGGTGCCCGTTTCCTGTTCTTTCGATCCCACAATGGCCATGACTGGAATTTTGGCTGTTTCGGCATTGCGAATTAGTTTTCCAAGCCGTTCTCCCGAGGTATCTACCTCAACCCGTAATCCCAACTTCTGCCAATCAGTGGCAATGTTTTTCGCATAAGACACATATTGTTCCCCAACCGGTAAAAACCGCAACTGCACCGGCGCCAGCCACAGGGGAAAGTCACCAGCATAATGCTCAATCAACACTCCGAAAAAGCGTTCTAGGGAACCAAAGATGGCCCGGTGGATCATGATTGGTACTTGGCGAGAACCATCAGCAGCCACATACTCCAAACCAAATCGCTGCGGCAAATTGAAATCCACCTGCACTGTTGAGCATTGCCACAACCGTCCAATCGCATCCCGAATCTTAATATCAATCTTCGGACCGTAAAACGCGCCACCTCCAACATCTTCTTTATAAGCCCACCCTTTCGTATCGAGAGCATTGCGCAGGGCATTGGTCGCTAGTTCCCAGACTTCATCTGAACCAACTGATTTTTCTGGCCGTGTAGATAAGTTGACCTCATAATCCCGAAATCCAAAATCTGACAAGACTTGCTCAGTTAAATTCAATACGCCCAGAATCTCATCTGCCACCTGTTCCGGCAAACAAAAGATGTGAGCATCATCTTGGGTAAAACCCCGCACTCGCATCAACCCATGCAATGTTCCCGACCGTTCGTAACGATAAACCGTCCCTAATTCGGCATAACGAATCGGCAATTCGCGGTAGGAATGGAGATGGGTTTTATACGTCAACACATGGAAGGGGCAATTCATCGGTTTGAGTTGATATTCCTGGGACTCAACCGTGATAGCATCAAACATACTCTCCCGATAAAAGTCCCAGTGCCCTGACGTTTTCCAAAGGTCTAAGTGGGCTAGATGGGGCGTATAGAGCAACTCATAACCGGCTCGCAAGTGGGCTTCTCGCCAGTAGTTTTCAATCAATAACCGCATGCGGGCGCCTTTCGGATGCCAGAAGACCAATCCCCCCCCTGCTTCCTCTTGAATACTGAACAAATCTAATTCTTGACCCAATCGCCGGTGGTCACGCCGTAATGCTTCCCGCTTGCGCTGCAAATACGCCTGCAATTGCTCAGGAGTCTCCCAAGCAGTGCCATAAATCCGCTGGAGCATGGGATTGCGTTCATCTCCCCGCCAGTAGGCCCCTGCGACGCTTTCCAGTTCAATTGCATCAGGGTTAAGTTCACCGACATTATCCAGATGCGGACCTGCACACAAATCCCACCACTCATCCCCCAGGTGATAAATCGTGATGGGTTCCTCTTTAATGTCGGCTAGGATTTCTAATTTGTAGGGTTCA
This DNA window, taken from Gloeomargarita sp. SKYB120, encodes the following:
- the thrS gene encoding threonine--tRNA ligase; translated protein: MSETTPIHLPKTSESERLKRIRHTASHVMAMAVQRLFPKAKVTIGPWIEDGFYYDFDHPEPFTEQDLKAIKKEMVKIIKKKLPVIREEVSREEALRRIQALNEPYKLEILADIKEEPITIYHLGDEWWDLCAGPHLDNVGELNPDAIELESVAGAYWRGDERNPMLQRIYGTAWETPEQLQAYLQRKREALRRDHRRLGQELDLFSIQEEAGGGLVFWHPKGARMRLLIENYWREAHLRAGYELLYTPHLAHLDLWKTSGHWDFYRESMFDAITVESQEYQLKPMNCPFHVLTYKTHLHSYRELPIRYAELGTVYRYERSGTLHGLMRVRGFTQDDAHIFCLPEQVADEILGVLNLTEQVLSDFGFRDYEVNLSTRPEKSVGSDEVWELATNALRNALDTKGWAYKEDVGGGAFYGPKIDIKIRDAIGRLWQCSTVQVDFNLPQRFGLEYVAADGSRQVPIMIHRAIFGSLERFFGVLIEHYAGDFPLWLAPVQLRFLPVGEQYVSYAKNIATDWQKLGLRVEVDTSGERLGKLIRNAETAKIPVMAIVGSKEQETGTLSIRTRHGGDLGALTVAEAEERLLKAVQQRCDF